From a single Gammaproteobacteria bacterium genomic region:
- the rpsI gene encoding 30S ribosomal protein S9: MLEKNFYGTGRRKTSKARVFMKPGKGNIVINDRTLEEYFGRKTARMIVKQPLEVTALQTKFDFYITVVGGGMNGQAGAIRHGISRALVKYELGDEAGNVVEEGSEIDLSAFPIRRSLRKAGYLTRDAREVERKKVGRHKARKGTQYSKR, from the coding sequence ATGTTAGAGAAAAATTTTTACGGTACTGGGCGACGAAAAACATCTAAAGCCCGCGTTTTTATGAAGCCAGGCAAGGGTAACATTGTAATTAATGATCGTACGCTCGAAGAATATTTTGGCCGTAAAACAGCACGTATGATTGTGAAGCAACCGCTTGAAGTGACTGCTTTGCAAACTAAATTTGATTTTTACATTACCGTGGTTGGCGGTGGAATGAATGGCCAAGCTGGCGCTATTCGTCATGGTATATCACGCGCACTCGTCAAATACGAATTAGGTGATGAAGCAGGGAATGTAGTAGAAGAAGGAAGTGAAATTGATTTAAGTGCATTTCCAATTCGAAGATCATTACGTAAAGCAGGCTATTTAACACGTGATGCACGAGAAGTTGAACGTAAAAAAGTGGGTAGACATAAAGCACGTAAGGGTACGCAATACTCTAAACGTTAA
- a CDS encoding HU family DNA-binding protein codes for MAVKKSSKTKRKSANGKSATSKMTATSKKMPSLKDPLSKSNMIRTITDVTEVSKKDVVSVLDCLTQVIEKHVRSGGPGIFVMPGLLKISVVKKPARSARKGVNPFTGEEIMIKARPAYKAVKIKPLKKLKEMVA; via the coding sequence ATGGCCGTAAAGAAGTCTTCAAAAACGAAAAGGAAGTCAGCAAACGGAAAAAGTGCAACTTCTAAAATGACCGCAACATCCAAAAAAATGCCATCTCTCAAAGATCCTTTATCAAAAAGTAATATGATTCGAACTATTACCGATGTCACTGAAGTTAGTAAAAAAGATGTTGTTTCTGTATTGGATTGTTTGACGCAAGTCATTGAAAAGCATGTACGTTCTGGTGGTCCTGGAATATTCGTTATGCCAGGGTTATTGAAGATTAGTGTTGTCAAAAAGCCTGCAAGATCAGCACGTAAAGGCGTCAATCCTTTTACCGGCGAAGAAATAATGATTAAAGCACGGCCAGCTTACAAAGCAGTAAAAATTAAACCTCTAAAAAAATTGAAAGAAATGGTGGCTTAA
- a CDS encoding ClpXP protease specificity-enhancing factor, whose translation MLSNRPYLLRAFYQWILDSACTPILVIDANHPRSKIPKDYAEGGEIVFNISSVAVRDLKMLNDVIEFKASFSGVIHIISAPIAAILAVYAEENGEGIFFDPDDEDTSDRTIVPLKSIEGYAKEDYEKTISSQDRVTKSKPFLKLVE comes from the coding sequence ATGCTATCAAATAGACCGTATCTTTTACGTGCTTTCTATCAATGGATTTTAGATAGCGCATGTACGCCCATTTTAGTAATTGATGCCAACCATCCGCGTAGCAAAATCCCAAAGGATTATGCCGAAGGTGGGGAAATCGTTTTTAATATCTCTTCGGTTGCAGTGAGAGATTTAAAAATGCTAAATGATGTTATTGAATTTAAAGCTTCCTTTTCAGGCGTCATTCATATTATTTCTGCCCCAATTGCTGCCATACTTGCTGTGTATGCGGAAGAGAATGGTGAAGGTATATTCTTTGATCCGGACGATGAAGACACCAGTGATCGCACCATAGTTCCGCTTAAGAGTATTGAGGGATATGCTAAAGAAGATTACGAAAAGACAATTTCTTCTCAAGATCGTGTTACCAAATCCAAACCTTTCCTCAAGCTCGTCGAATAA
- a CDS encoding FkbM family methyltransferase, translating to MKNSAQRFIKHSGFTIYYDNEESMQQTLDEVFNDGYYLFESAEDSPLIIDAGSNIGIATLFFKKYHPRARIVCFEPDPNAFSCLKKNVAMNELKDVTLINAALSKVEGTIDFYGQIHMDHPDSRGNSIIDSWGIQREICNQIQVKSVKLSSYINGPIDFLKLDIEGAEQQVLEEIGNKLDLIKAMTLEFHETEMMRNINELTEIKTLLLRHQFHLDIHSKDLANILPESTQAWASKAKPFLHTIKAVKT from the coding sequence GTGGTTTTACTATTTATTATGACAATGAAGAATCTATGCAGCAAACGCTAGATGAAGTTTTCAATGATGGTTATTACTTATTTGAGAGTGCAGAAGACAGTCCTCTTATTATTGATGCAGGTAGTAATATCGGTATCGCCACTTTGTTTTTTAAAAAATATCATCCGCGAGCTCGCATTGTATGCTTTGAACCTGATCCGAATGCGTTTAGTTGCTTGAAAAAAAACGTTGCTATGAACGAATTAAAAGATGTAACACTTATTAATGCTGCGCTTTCAAAAGTAGAAGGGACCATTGATTTTTATGGACAAATTCACATGGATCACCCAGATTCGCGGGGTAATTCTATTATTGACAGCTGGGGGATCCAAAGGGAAATTTGCAATCAAATCCAAGTAAAATCTGTCAAACTCTCTTCTTACATCAATGGCCCTATTGATTTTCTTAAGTTAGACATTGAAGGTGCCGAGCAACAAGTATTAGAAGAAATCGGTAATAAACTTGATCTTATTAAAGCCATGACGCTTGAGTTTCATGAAACTGAAATGATGCGAAACATTAATGAACTCACTGAAATTAAAACGTTACTGTTACGTCATCAATTTCATTTAGACATCCACTCTAAAGATCTTGCTAATATTCTTCCCGAATCAACCCAAGCCTGGGCAAGTAAAGCAAAGCCATTCCTACACACAATCAAGGCAGTAAAAACCTAA
- the rplM gene encoding 50S ribosomal protein L13 — protein MKTYFATTENTEHKWYLVDASNKVLGRLATQIAKYLRGKHKPEFTPHADAGDYIVVINAEKIKVTGKKAQDKVYYRHSGYPGGLKETTYEKLQQKNPVQIIELAVKGMLPKNPLGRDMLRKLKVYSGTDHPHTAQQPEQINLDQAE, from the coding sequence ATGAAGACATACTTTGCCACCACTGAAAATACAGAACATAAATGGTATCTCGTTGATGCTTCAAATAAAGTTTTGGGAAGATTAGCGACCCAAATCGCCAAATACTTGCGTGGCAAGCATAAGCCTGAGTTTACGCCCCATGCCGATGCAGGCGATTATATTGTTGTGATCAATGCCGAAAAAATTAAAGTCACTGGCAAAAAAGCTCAGGATAAAGTTTACTATCGACATTCTGGTTATCCAGGCGGTTTGAAAGAAACTACTTATGAGAAGTTACAACAAAAAAATCCCGTGCAAATTATTGAATTAGCGGTTAAGGGAATGTTACCTAAAAATCCGTTAGGTAGAGATATGCTGCGCAAGCTAAAGGTGTATAGTGGTACCGATCATCCACATACAGCTCAACAGCCAGAACAAATTAATTTAGACCAAGCAGAATAG
- a CDS encoding glutathione S-transferase N-terminal domain-containing protein codes for MAIITNKRSVMTLYSGASDIYSHRVRIVLAEKGVSYEVINVESRGKPEDLLELNPYGNVPTLIDRELVLYESNIITEYLDERFPHPPLMPVYPVARAKARLVIYRFDREWTPLVRKLEIGKGADLKAAAKELTSYLVQLIPAFTSSPYFMGDEFTLVDCCIAPVLWRLPAWGITLTSTETKAINKYAERVFERDSFQASLTETEQELRKIATAETA; via the coding sequence ATGGCAATCATTACTAACAAACGATCCGTTATGACGTTGTATTCCGGCGCGTCAGATATTTATAGTCATCGTGTGCGCATCGTCTTGGCAGAAAAAGGAGTTTCATACGAAGTAATCAATGTTGAATCACGCGGTAAACCTGAAGATTTATTAGAATTGAATCCTTATGGCAATGTCCCCACATTAATTGACCGTGAATTGGTGCTTTACGAATCAAACATTATTACTGAATATCTAGATGAACGCTTTCCGCATCCGCCCTTGATGCCAGTTTATCCAGTAGCGCGTGCTAAGGCACGACTCGTTATTTATCGATTCGATCGTGAATGGACACCCCTGGTTCGTAAACTTGAAATTGGAAAAGGTGCTGATTTAAAAGCAGCTGCGAAAGAATTGACAAGTTACCTTGTGCAACTTATCCCAGCATTTACATCTTCTCCTTATTTTATGGGAGATGAGTTCACGCTGGTCGATTGTTGCATTGCTCCGGTTTTATGGCGCTTACCTGCTTGGGGCATCACCTTGACTTCAACTGAAACCAAAGCAATTAATAAATATGCAGAACGCGTTTTTGAACGTGATTCGTTTCAAGCAAGTTTGACTGAAACTGAACAAGAATTAAGAAAAATAGCAACAGCGGAAACTGCTTAA